The following coding sequences lie in one Actinomycetota bacterium genomic window:
- the acs gene encoding acetate--CoA ligase produces MSDAERNIEALLSEERVFEPPEDFRARAIVRDDSIYERADADHEAYWAEQAERLSWFSRWATVMEWTPPWVKWFAGGTLNASYNCLDRHVEAGGGDKVAFHWEGEPGEERTITYADLLQEVCRLANGLRSIGVQKGDRVAIYLGMIPELPVAMLACARIGAAHSVVFGGFSAESLRDRINDAEAKVLITADGGYRRGQVVPLKQNADESLTECPSIEHVVTVRRTGGDHPFTPGRDVWYHELVADQPAECEPEHMEAEDLLYLLYTSGTTGKPKGIAHTTGGYLTQVAATHRLIFDIHDDDVYWCAADIGWVTGHSYIVYGPLANHTTGIIYEGAPDWPDKDRLWQIAEKYRATILYTAPTAIRAFMRWGTEYPAKHDLSSLRLLGSVGEPINPEAWIWYWKYIGGERCPVVDTWWQTETGAILITPLPGITALKPGSATLPFPGILADVLDEHGHSVGLGGGGYLVLKRPWPSIARTIWGDPDRYVQTYFGQFGHETYVAGDGAKRDEDAYYWLLGRIDDVMNVAGHRLSTYEIESALVDNQKVAEAAVVSRPDDVVGEAIVAFVTLKSGFEGTEGAAAELRDHVATKIGKIARPHGIIFTDDLPKTRSGKIMRRLLRDVAHGRPLGDVTTLANAEVVEQIHTMVESGAASGEE; encoded by the coding sequence GTGTCCGACGCCGAACGGAATATCGAAGCGCTCCTGTCCGAGGAGCGGGTGTTCGAGCCGCCCGAGGATTTTCGAGCTCGGGCGATCGTCCGAGACGACTCGATCTACGAGCGCGCCGACGCCGACCACGAGGCGTATTGGGCCGAACAAGCCGAGCGTTTGAGCTGGTTCTCGCGGTGGGCCACGGTGATGGAGTGGACGCCCCCGTGGGTGAAGTGGTTCGCGGGCGGCACGCTGAACGCGTCGTACAACTGTCTGGACCGCCACGTCGAAGCGGGCGGTGGCGACAAGGTCGCGTTCCATTGGGAAGGTGAGCCGGGCGAGGAACGCACGATCACGTACGCGGACCTGCTCCAGGAAGTGTGCCGCCTCGCCAACGGCCTTCGGTCGATCGGCGTGCAGAAGGGTGACCGGGTCGCCATCTACCTGGGGATGATTCCCGAACTGCCGGTGGCCATGCTGGCGTGCGCTCGGATCGGCGCGGCCCACTCGGTCGTGTTCGGCGGGTTCTCGGCCGAGTCGTTACGCGACCGGATCAACGACGCCGAGGCCAAGGTCCTCATCACCGCGGACGGCGGCTATCGCCGCGGCCAGGTCGTGCCGCTGAAGCAGAACGCAGACGAGTCGCTGACCGAATGCCCGTCGATCGAGCATGTCGTCACGGTTCGGCGGACCGGCGGCGACCATCCGTTCACGCCGGGACGAGACGTCTGGTACCACGAGCTCGTCGCCGATCAACCGGCCGAGTGCGAGCCAGAACACATGGAGGCCGAGGACCTGCTGTACCTGCTGTACACGAGCGGGACGACCGGCAAGCCGAAAGGCATCGCCCACACGACCGGCGGCTACCTCACGCAGGTCGCCGCGACGCATCGGCTGATCTTCGACATCCACGACGACGACGTGTACTGGTGCGCAGCCGACATCGGTTGGGTGACCGGTCATTCGTACATCGTGTACGGACCGCTGGCGAACCACACCACCGGGATCATCTACGAGGGCGCGCCCGACTGGCCCGACAAGGATCGGTTGTGGCAGATCGCGGAGAAGTACCGCGCGACGATCCTGTACACCGCACCCACGGCGATCCGCGCGTTCATGCGGTGGGGGACCGAGTACCCGGCGAAGCACGACCTGTCCTCGCTGCGCCTGCTCGGATCGGTCGGCGAGCCGATCAACCCGGAGGCCTGGATCTGGTACTGGAAGTACATCGGCGGTGAGCGCTGCCCCGTGGTCGACACGTGGTGGCAAACGGAGACCGGCGCCATCCTCATCACGCCGCTTCCGGGGATCACCGCCCTGAAGCCCGGTTCGGCCACGCTCCCGTTCCCCGGGATCCTCGCGGACGTCCTCGACGAACATGGCCACTCGGTCGGCCTCGGAGGGGGCGGGTACCTGGTCCTGAAGCGGCCGTGGCCGTCGATCGCCCGGACGATCTGGGGCGATCCCGACCGGTACGTGCAGACCTACTTCGGCCAGTTCGGACACGAAACCTACGTCGCCGGCGACGGGGCCAAGCGAGACGAGGACGCCTACTACTGGCTCCTCGGCCGGATCGACGACGTGATGAACGTGGCCGGTCACCGTCTGTCGACGTACGAGATCGAGAGCGCCCTCGTCGACAACCAGAAGGTCGCCGAGGCGGCCGTCGTGTCTCGGCCGGACGATGTCGTGGGCGAAGCGATCGTCGCGTTCGTCACGTTGAAGTCCGGGTTCGAGGGCACCGAAGGCGCGGCGGCAGAGCTGCGGGACCATGTCGCCACGAAGATCGGCAAGATCGCGCGTCCGCACGGGATCATCTTCACCGACGACCTG
- a CDS encoding DUF5679 domain-containing protein: MADRYEAYCVKCRAKREFDGTIVELKNGRKAAQGTCPVCGTKVMRILGKSAS; the protein is encoded by the coding sequence GTGGCCGATCGCTACGAGGCGTACTGCGTGAAGTGCCGGGCGAAGCGAGAGTTCGACGGAACGATCGTGGAGCTCAAGAACGGCCGGAAGGCCGCTCAGGGCACGTGCCCGGTGTGCGGCACCAAGGTCATGCGGATCCTGGGCAAGAGCGCCAGCTAG
- a CDS encoding Rrf2 family transcriptional regulator yields MLKISQKLEYAMRAMIELALRRDAALLVPAREIAQAQQIPLRFLEQQLGALHKAQLVESFRGAGGGCRLARDPSEITVAQIADAIEGQLYPMFCLEPTDHTCYADSRCGLQGFWGDVAGAIQQVFERTTVADLAARHQQRAGSKVFTPEQLLSRLN; encoded by the coding sequence GTGCTGAAGATCTCGCAGAAGCTCGAGTACGCGATGCGCGCGATGATCGAGCTGGCACTTCGCCGCGACGCCGCGCTGCTGGTGCCGGCACGCGAGATCGCGCAGGCGCAGCAGATCCCGCTTCGCTTCCTCGAGCAGCAACTCGGGGCGTTGCACAAGGCACAACTCGTGGAGAGCTTCCGCGGCGCCGGCGGGGGGTGTCGTCTCGCCCGCGATCCGTCCGAGATCACGGTCGCGCAGATCGCGGACGCGATCGAGGGACAGCTCTACCCGATGTTCTGCCTGGAGCCGACCGATCACACCTGCTACGCCGATTCGCGCTGCGGCCTCCAGGGCTTCTGGGGCGACGTGGCGGGCGCGATCCAGCAGGTGTTCGAGCGGACGACCGTGGCGGACCTCGCCGCGCGGCACCAGCAACGTGCGGGCAGCAAGGTGTTCACGCCGGAGCAGCTGCTCTCCCGCCTGAACTGA
- a CDS encoding glycosyltransferase, with translation MLPVVPVRPKRIDDYAETAGREAVDRVCRAAEPLHGARLLQVSSTGFGGGVAELLHAHVPLLNDLGVETTWVVIEGSDEFFSVTKAVHNALQGAEQRLTEEMQAIYWKRIRLNAAGLPRDFDFVLVHDPQPAALLGPIEEEGGRSGRWLWRCHIDLSAPFRPVWDFFRPIVDRYDAVIFTAEDFVQSDVTRPVATLIPPSIDPLSLKSAEMSPATILSTAETLGIDPRRPLVVQVSRFDPWKDPLGVIDAVRLVRKKVPGVQLVMIGALAHDDPEGMRYLELTNEHAAGDPDIHLLTNLDGVGDESVNAVQRLADVVVQKSLREGFGLVVAEAMWKGKPVVGGNVGGIRLQIEDGVTGYLVDNTLGCAEAIIRLLEEPKLGERMGEAARSVVRERFLTTRELEDHLQLLGRLAA, from the coding sequence GTGCTCCCCGTTGTGCCGGTGCGGCCCAAGCGCATCGACGACTACGCCGAGACCGCGGGACGCGAGGCCGTCGACCGCGTCTGCCGGGCCGCCGAGCCCCTCCATGGGGCCCGCCTGCTCCAGGTCAGCAGCACCGGGTTCGGGGGCGGCGTCGCTGAGCTGCTGCACGCGCACGTTCCGCTCCTGAACGACCTCGGAGTCGAGACGACGTGGGTGGTGATCGAGGGCTCGGACGAGTTCTTCTCGGTGACGAAGGCCGTCCACAACGCGCTGCAAGGAGCGGAGCAACGGTTGACCGAAGAGATGCAGGCCATCTACTGGAAGCGGATCCGCTTGAACGCCGCCGGCCTGCCGCGCGATTTCGACTTCGTCCTGGTCCACGACCCCCAGCCGGCGGCGCTGCTCGGGCCGATCGAGGAGGAGGGCGGCCGATCTGGGCGGTGGCTATGGCGGTGCCACATCGACCTGTCGGCGCCGTTCCGTCCGGTGTGGGACTTCTTCCGGCCGATCGTCGACCGGTACGACGCGGTGATCTTCACCGCCGAGGACTTCGTCCAGTCAGATGTCACGCGGCCGGTTGCCACATTGATCCCGCCATCCATCGATCCGCTCAGCCTCAAGAGCGCCGAGATGAGCCCGGCGACGATCCTCTCGACCGCCGAGACGCTCGGGATCGACCCTCGCCGACCACTCGTGGTCCAGGTCTCTCGGTTCGATCCGTGGAAAGACCCCCTCGGCGTGATCGACGCGGTCCGGCTCGTCCGGAAGAAGGTCCCCGGCGTCCAGCTCGTCATGATCGGCGCGCTCGCCCACGACGATCCCGAGGGGATGCGGTATCTCGAGCTTACGAACGAGCACGCCGCGGGTGATCCCGACATCCATCTTCTGACCAACCTCGACGGGGTGGGCGACGAATCGGTGAACGCGGTCCAGCGCCTCGCCGACGTCGTCGTGCAGAAGTCGCTACGGGAGGGGTTCGGCCTCGTCGTCGCCGAGGCGATGTGGAAGGGCAAGCCCGTCGTCGGCGGCAACGTCGGGGGGATCCGGCTTCAGATCGAGGACGGAGTCACGGGGTACCTCGTCGACAACACGCTCGGCTGTGCCGAGGCCATCATCCGGCTTCTGGAGGAGCCGAAACTCGGCGAGCGGATGGGCGAAGCCGCTCGTAGCGTCGTTCGCGAGCGGTTCCTGACGACTCGGGAGCTCGAGGATCACCTCCAGCTGTTAGGACGGCTGGCGGCATGA
- a CDS encoding trehalose-6-phosphate synthase, giving the protein MTSWPPLIVASNRGPVTFERGHDGQLDAQRGSGGLVTALLGALQDAGGLWVAAAMSDGDREMVARSDGGRVDMGAFGATYRVRYLDIPSDVYDGYYNKISNGVLWFAHHYLWDTVRSPAFGDDIEEAWQQYLEVNRRFATALAEEGEAVASEPAYLVQDYHLALVPRFLRELRPNALIAHFSHTSWAGPTYFRMLPADIRDQLLRGMLGADVLGFHSHAWAENFMLSARQVAGTRVDLARARITSDGRDVAVRIHPISVDGRAMRETASTAEVRERRRELARWRGDARMILRVDRLELTKNIVRGFQAYELMLQRAPSWRTRVRFLAMLSPSRMDVPEYQEYAELSLAEAARINLEYGEEGWKPIEVRLRDDYIGALAAYGLYDVLFVNPVIDGMNLVAMEGPVLNRHQGVLVLSRNAGAHARLGRYAIGVNPFDLGEMSRALQTALEMPIDERTRRARGLSRLVLSNTAARWVRSQLEDLERVRRRRVPAAGAAGTHARAS; this is encoded by the coding sequence ATGACCTCCTGGCCGCCGCTGATCGTCGCGTCGAACCGCGGGCCGGTGACCTTCGAGCGCGGACACGACGGGCAGCTCGACGCACAGCGCGGCTCCGGTGGCCTGGTCACCGCGCTGCTCGGCGCGCTGCAGGACGCAGGCGGGCTTTGGGTCGCAGCCGCGATGTCGGATGGCGACCGCGAGATGGTAGCGCGTTCGGACGGCGGTCGGGTCGACATGGGAGCGTTCGGCGCGACGTACCGCGTCCGATACCTCGACATCCCGTCCGACGTCTACGACGGCTACTACAACAAGATCTCGAACGGCGTGTTGTGGTTCGCCCACCACTATCTGTGGGACACGGTTCGTTCGCCTGCGTTCGGCGACGACATCGAGGAAGCATGGCAACAGTACCTCGAGGTGAACAGGCGCTTCGCGACCGCGCTCGCCGAGGAGGGTGAGGCGGTTGCGAGCGAACCGGCGTACCTGGTGCAGGACTACCACCTCGCGCTCGTTCCGCGATTCCTTCGCGAGCTCCGGCCGAACGCACTGATCGCGCACTTCTCACATACGTCATGGGCCGGCCCGACCTACTTCCGGATGCTCCCCGCCGATATCCGCGACCAGCTGCTTCGCGGGATGCTCGGCGCCGATGTCCTGGGGTTCCACTCCCATGCGTGGGCCGAGAACTTCATGCTCTCGGCGCGCCAGGTCGCGGGCACGCGCGTCGACCTGGCGCGGGCACGGATCACGTCGGACGGACGCGACGTAGCGGTTCGGATCCACCCGATCTCCGTAGACGGACGCGCGATGCGAGAGACGGCATCGACGGCGGAGGTGCGCGAACGGCGCCGGGAGCTCGCTCGGTGGCGTGGCGACGCCCGAATGATCCTGCGCGTCGACCGTCTGGAGCTGACGAAGAACATCGTTCGCGGGTTCCAGGCCTACGAGCTCATGTTGCAGCGCGCGCCGTCGTGGCGAACGCGCGTCCGCTTCCTGGCGATGTTGTCGCCGTCGCGGATGGACGTTCCCGAGTACCAGGAGTACGCGGAGCTGAGCCTGGCCGAGGCCGCCCGGATCAACCTCGAGTACGGGGAGGAGGGTTGGAAGCCGATCGAGGTTCGCCTCCGAGACGACTACATCGGCGCGCTCGCCGCGTACGGGCTGTACGACGTGCTGTTCGTGAACCCGGTGATCGACGGCATGAACCTCGTGGCGATGGAGGGGCCGGTGCTGAACCGACATCAGGGGGTGCTGGTGTTATCGCGGAATGCCGGCGCCCACGCGCGGCTCGGACGGTATGCGATCGGCGTGAACCCGTTCGACCTCGGGGAGATGTCGAGGGCGCTGCAGACTGCCCTCGAGATGCCGATCGATGAACGGACGAGACGCGCGCGCGGGCTTTCGCGACTCGTGCTATCGAACACAGCGGCGAGATGGGTGCGATCCCAACTCGAGGATCTGGAGCGGGTACGACGGAGGCGGGTCCCGGCCGCGGGTGCGGCCGGGACCCACGCGCGGGCGAGCTGA
- the otsB gene encoding trehalose-phosphatase: MRPFRSRSISAPTTRRASTTDPGAFRAHADSGGIVLDFDGTLSEIVARPELARPVEGAREALAAVAARYRLVAILTGRRSEEVARLVDVPHLRYVGLYGMEDEAPELVMAIVPLVESAAAQVPEAWVEDKRASIAVHYRQAPDPVAARRTLAVALQRVATEGGLDLIEGKMVIELVPHGRPMKGEAVERLAGRGDLGAVLFAGDDLADVDAFVALDRLQSRGVMTLRVAVRGDETPPELLDAADVVVEGPRALVALLIALA; the protein is encoded by the coding sequence ATCCGTCCGTTCAGGTCGCGATCTATCTCGGCACCGACTACGCGCAGAGCCTCAACAACTGATCCCGGCGCGTTCCGGGCGCACGCCGACTCCGGCGGGATCGTTCTCGATTTCGACGGCACGCTGTCCGAGATCGTTGCGCGTCCAGAGCTGGCGCGTCCCGTCGAGGGTGCTCGTGAGGCGCTGGCTGCCGTCGCGGCGCGGTATCGTCTCGTCGCCATCCTCACGGGTCGCCGTTCGGAGGAGGTAGCGCGACTCGTCGACGTGCCCCACCTGCGGTACGTCGGCCTGTACGGGATGGAGGATGAGGCGCCCGAGCTCGTCATGGCGATCGTCCCGCTCGTCGAATCGGCCGCCGCGCAGGTGCCCGAGGCATGGGTCGAGGACAAGCGCGCCTCGATCGCCGTTCACTACCGTCAGGCGCCGGATCCCGTTGCCGCGCGTCGGACGCTGGCCGTTGCGCTCCAACGCGTGGCTACCGAGGGCGGGCTCGATCTCATCGAGGGAAAGATGGTGATCGAGCTCGTGCCGCACGGCCGGCCCATGAAGGGTGAAGCCGTCGAACGACTCGCCGGTCGGGGTGATCTCGGCGCGGTGCTGTTCGCCGGTGACGACCTCGCCGACGTCGACGCGTTCGTCGCGCTCGATCGTCTCCAGAGCCGTGGCGTGATGACGCTGCGTGTCGCCGTTCGCGGTGACGAGACGCCTCCCGAGCTGCTCGACGCCGCGGACGTCGTCGTCGAGGGGCCCCGCGCGCTCGTCGCGTTGTTGATCGCGCTCGCGTAG
- a CDS encoding LytR C-terminal domain-containing protein: MALVVGGIVLINQAFPEASQDTSVPPDNGIGATDSPSPTPSPDGDDEPTKPTPSPTVQGTVIAVFNGAGVSGLAGNTQDELIERFDFVAGQEAADAPAPVSVTTLYWRARPDEIEAEYIANEFFRRLDDVVIARLDQSADVDPSVQVAIYLGTDYAQSLNN, translated from the coding sequence GTGGCCCTCGTCGTCGGGGGGATCGTCCTCATCAACCAGGCGTTCCCCGAGGCATCGCAGGACACGTCGGTGCCTCCGGACAACGGCATCGGTGCGACCGACAGCCCGTCGCCCACGCCGTCACCGGATGGCGACGACGAACCGACGAAGCCGACGCCCAGTCCCACAGTGCAGGGGACGGTGATCGCCGTGTTCAACGGCGCGGGTGTCAGCGGGCTCGCGGGCAACACGCAGGACGAGCTCATCGAGCGCTTCGACTTCGTGGCCGGCCAAGAGGCGGCCGATGCGCCGGCACCGGTCTCGGTCACCACGCTGTACTGGCGGGCGAGACCGGACGAGATCGAGGCGGAGTACATCGCGAACGAGTTCTTTCGCCGGCTCGACGACGTCGTCATCGCTCGGCTCGACCAGAGCGCAGACGTCGATCCGTCCGTTCAGGTCGCGATCTATCTCGGCACCGACTACGCGCAGAGCCTCAACAACTGA
- a CDS encoding DUF3263 domain-containing protein — protein sequence MEPSVRPFHGGLDDLSRDVLDFERAWRPSGRSKERAIRESFGISPTRYHQVLVRVVESADALAYDPMLVGRLRRLRDVRRRTRLARRLGRSTTHG from the coding sequence ATGGAGCCTTCGGTCCGGCCGTTCCACGGGGGTCTCGATGATCTGAGCCGGGACGTACTCGACTTCGAACGCGCGTGGCGGCCGTCCGGGCGGTCCAAGGAACGAGCGATCAGGGAGTCGTTCGGCATCTCGCCCACGCGCTACCACCAGGTCCTCGTTCGCGTCGTGGAGTCGGCTGACGCGCTGGCGTACGACCCGATGTTGGTCGGACGACTCAGGCGGCTCCGTGACGTGCGACGACGAACGCGGCTCGCCCGGAGGCTTGGGCGGTCAACCACTCACGGGTAG